The DNA region CGTTCTGCGACTCGATCTCGACGATCGACGGGTCGGTGGTCCATTGCTTGGCCAGGTTCATCACGTCTTCGGTGAAGGTCGCGGAGAACAGCAGCGTCTGACGCTCGTTTTTCGGCGGGGTCTGGCGAATGATCTGACGCACTTGTGGGATGAAACCCATGTCGAGCATTCGGTCGGCTTCGTCCAGGACCATGACTTCGACCATGTCCAGGTGCACGTCGCCGCGCTGGTTGAAGTCCAGCAGACGACCCGGCGTGGCCACGAGGATGTCGCAATGACGGGCTTCGAGGTTTTTGAGCTGCTTGTCGAAGTCCATGCCGCCGACAAACGTCATGACGTTGAGGCCGGTGTATTTGGTCAGGTCGGCTGCGTCCTTGGCGATCTGCACCACCAGTTCACGGGTCGGTGCAATGATCAGCGCCCGTGGCTCGCCCATGTAACGCTCTTTCGGCGGCGGGGTTTCCAGCAGCTGAGTGATGATCGAAATCAGGAACGCTGCGGTTTTGCCGGTGCCGGTCTGGGCGCGGCCAATGGCATCTTTGCCGGCCAGGGTGAAGCCGAGGACTTGTGCCTGGATCGGCGTGCAATACGGGAAGCCCAGGTCCTGGATGGCGTGCATCAGTTCGGGGGCGAGTTTGAAATCGTGGAAACGGGTTTTGCCTTCCTGGGGTTCGACGGCGAAGTCTTCGAGTTTCCAGGGGATAACCGGTGCTTTTGGCTTCGGTTCGCGACGCGGTCGGGCAGGTTTTGCAGCTTCGCTGCTCGGTTCTTCAGAGGCCTGAGCCTCAACGGGTTGGACGGCCGGTGTGGTCATTGGCTCGTGCTTCGGTACCGCTACGGTTGCGGTCCGGCCAGACTGATTACCGTCGGTGCGGTGGCTGGGATGGTGAGACGGAGCGCTGGAGACTGGCGCGAGCTGCTCAGTCTCGCTTTTACCGAACATTTTCTTGAGTGCTTTGAGCACGGTCATCTCATCAATTGGTTAAGGAATATACGCCGGCCAGTGTAATGCAAGAATCGGGCGCGGCGTAGTGGGATGGATCAATGGGCTGCTTTTCACATAAACAGTTAACGCAAGCGCTCGGCGAGCCAGACACCAATGTCGCGAATTTCCTCGGGTAACACTTCGTGGCCCATTGGGTATTCCTGCCATGTGACGGTGACACCATGCTGCTTTAAATACTCGTAGGCGGTTCGGCCCATGGAGTTTTGAACGACGTCATCGTACTGGCCGTGTAAAGACAGAACGGGAATGCGCTGCTGGCTGGCGGAAAGCTCCAGTTCATCGCTGAAGGTCGGTGCATAGGTCGAGAGGGCAAGTACGCCACCCAACGGCCCCTGCCATTTCAGAAAAGCGGCGTGTAACGCCACCGCGCCACCTTGGGAAAAACCTGCCAGAAATATCCGCGAGGCGTCTATTCCGCTGGCGCGCTGCACGTCGATCAATTTAACGATCCTGTCTGCCGACTCTTCCAGCTGCTCGCGGTTGATCGCGCGCGCGGGGCTCATGGCCAATATGTCGTACCAACTTGGCATCTCGTAACCACCATTGATGGTGACGGCGCAGGTTGGTGCCTGGGGCAGAACGAAGCGGGTGGTCAGCAGGCTTTCCTGCAGTGCTTCGGCCACCGGCAGGAAGTCGTAGCGATCGGCGCCCAGGCCGTGCAGCCAGATAACGCAGGCGTCTGCAGGCTTGACGGGCTGAAGAATCAAGGGCTCGGTCATGGTTGCTCCAATGTTGTGCAGGCGCTCTCATTGAGTGCGAGGTCTGAGGGCGTGCCTGGTTGATCAGTTAAGAAGATGTCGCAAGGCTACAAGTTTTGCTATTGACCTGTAGCGCAATCGCTTCAGCGAGCGGTCTGGTACGGGCTTTGCTATGGGAAAACGGTGCAACCCATCTCGCGCCTTGCGGTAACACTATCAGTGTACTGCTGGCGATGGGATAGCAAAGAATCCGGTGATGGATGTTCGCCAGTGGCCGCTACGGGCTTCGCGAACGTGAAAGGGCTACAGCCCGTTCGGCCGATTGGTGAGAAGTGAGTTGTCCATGATGTGGATTTTCTCCTACTAGACTCATAGCGCAGGTCTTACGTCGGTTGACCCCAAAAAAAGCCAACACGGGTCAACAACGCCTCATAAGGGTGCGACTGGACTCAGCTCCGACACAACAAGAGCAAAACTGGAGGTTTGAATGAAGATGTTGAAATCCACCCTGGCTATCGTGACTGCAGCCGCAGTACTCGGTGTCAGTGGGTTCGCTCAGGCGGGTGCAACCCTGGATGCAGTGCAGAAGAAAGGTTTCGTACAGTGCGGCGTAAGTGATGGTCTGCCGGGCTTCTCGGTTCCGGACTCGACTGGCAAGATCATCGGCATCGATGCTGACGTCTGCCGCGCTGTGGCCGCTGCCGTTTTCGGCGACGCGACCAAGGTCAAATTCAGCCAGTTGAACGCCAAAGAGCGTTTCACCGCGCTGCAGTCCGGCGAAATCGACGTGCTGTCGCGTAACACCACCTGGACCAGCTCCCGCGATTCGGGCATGGGCCTGGTGTTTGCCGGCGTGACGTACTACGACGGCATCGGCTTCCTGGTGAACAACAAGCTGGGCGTGAAGAGCGCGAAAGAACTCGACGGCGCCACCATCTGCATTCAAGCCGGTACCACGACCGAGCTGAACGTTTCCGACTACTTCCGTGGCAACGGTCTGAAATACACCCCGATCACCTTCGACACCTCCGATGAAAGCGCCAAGTCGCTGGAATCCGGTCGTTGCGACGTGCTGACCTCCGACAAATCCCAGCTCTACGCACAGCGCAGCAAGCTGGCGACCCCGACCGACTACGTCGTTCTGCCGGAAACCATCTCCAAGGAGCCTCTGGGCCCGGTCGTGCGTAAAGGCGACGAAGAGTGGTTCAGCATCGTCAAGTGGACCCTGTTCGCGATGCTCAACGCTGAAGAAATGGGCATCACCCAGAAAAACGTTGAAGCTGAAGCCAAAGCCACCAAGAACCCGGACGTCGCTCGTCTGCTGGGCGCTGACGGTGAATACGGCAAAGACCTGAAAGTGAAGAAAGACTGGGTCGTGCAGATCGTCAAGCAAGTGGGTAACTACGGTGAAGTGTTCGAGAAAAACCTCGGCAAGGGCACTCCACTGGCCATCGACCGCGGGCTGAACGCTCTGTGGAACAACGGCGGCATTCAATACGCACCACCAGTGCGCTGATGGTTCTATCACCCGGTGGGCCAACCACCGGGTGATGTTCTGTTCCATTATTTGCGGGGCACTTCATGCAAAATTCAATCGGCGCACCAAAGCAGAGGCTCAGCCTCAGCGATCCAAAAGTGCGTGCGTGGCTATTTCAGATCATCACCATTGTGGCGGTGGTCTCGATGGGCTGGTATCTGTTCGACAACACACAGACCAACCTTCAACACCGGGGCATTACCTCCGGCTTCAGCTTTCTGGAGCGCAGTGCCGGTTTCGGCATCGCTCAACACCTGATCGACTACACCGAATCGGACAGCTATGCCCGGGTGTTTGTCATCGGCTTGCTCAACACCCTGCTGGTGACCTTCATCGGCGTGATCCTGGCGACGATCCTCGGGTTCATCGTTGGTGTGTCACGGCTGTCGAAGAACTGGATCATCAGCAAGCTGGCGACTGTTTATGTGGAAGTCTTCCGTAACATTCCACCGCTGCTGCAAATCCTGTTCTGGTACTTCGCGGTGTTCCTGACCATGCCGGGGCCACGCAACAGCCATAACTTTGGCGACACTTTCTTCGTCAGCAGCCGTGGCCTGAACATGCCGGCCGCGTTGACGGCGGACGGTTTCTGGCCGTTTGTGGTCAGCGTCGTCGTGGCCATTGTCGCCATCGTGCTGATGAGCCGCTGGGCCACCAAACGCTTCGAAGCGACCGGCGTACCGTTCCACAAGTTCTGGGTGGGCCTGGCGCTGTTCCTGGTGATCCCTGCGCTGTGCGCATTGATCTTCGGCACGCCGCTGCACTGGGAAATGCCGAAGCTGCAAGGCTTCAACTTCGTCGGTGGCTGGGTGCTGATCCCGGAACTGCTGGCGCTGACCCTGGCCCTTACGGTGTACACCGCGGCGTTTATCGCCGAGATCGTGCGTTCGGGCATCAAGTCGGTCAGCCACGGCCAGACCGAAGCGGCGCACTCGTTGGGATTGCGCAACGGTCCGACGCTGCGCAAGGTGATCATCCCGCAAGCCCTGCGCGTGATCATTCCACCGCTGACCAGCCAATACCTGAACCTGGCGAAGAACTCCTCGCTGGCGGCCGGTATCGGTTATCCGGAAATGGTCTCGTTGTTTGCCGGTACGGTGCTGAACCAGACCGGGCAGGCGATCGAGGTGATTGCCATCACCATGAGCGTGTACCTGGCGATCAGTATCAGCATTTCCCTGCTGATGAACTGGTACAACAAGCGCATTGCGCTGATCGAGCGGTAAGGAAAAGCGCATGACGACTCATACTTTCAAACCTGACATGCCACCCCCGAGCCGCAGCATCGGTGTCGTGGCGTGGATGCGCGCGAACATGTTCTCCAGCTGGCTCAACACCCTGCTGACCCTGTTCGCGTTCTACCTGATCTACCTGGTGGTGCCGCCGATCCTGCATTGGGCGATCCTCGATGCCAACTGGGTCGGCACCACGCGCGCCGACTGCACGAAGGAGGGCGCCTGCTGGGTGTTCATCCAACAACGCTTCGGCCAGTTCATGTACGGCTATTACCCGACAGACCTGCGCTGGCGCGTGGACCTGACCGTGTGGCTGGCGGTCATCGGCGTGGCACCGTTGTTTATCTCGCGCTTTCACCGTAAAGCGGTGTATGGCCTGAGCTTCCTCTTCCTGTACCCGATCATTGCCTACTTCCTGTTGCATGGTGGTCTCTTCGGTCTGAGCACTGTGGCGACCAGCCAGTGGGGCGGGCTGATGCTGACTCTGGTGATCGCCACCGTCGGTATTGCCGGTGCGTTGCCGCTGGGTATCGTCCTGGCGCTGGGCCGTCGTTCGAACATGCCGGCGATTCGGGTGGTCTGTGTGACCTTCATCGAATTCTGGCGCGGCGTGCCGCTGATCACGGTGCTGTTCATGTCCTCGGTGATGCTGCCGTTGTTCCTGCCTGAAGGCATGAACTTCGACAAACTGCTGCGGGCACTGATCGGCGTGATCCTGTTCCAGTCGGCCTACGTCGCCGAAGTGGTGCGTGGCGGTCTGCAAGCGATTCCCAAAGGTCAGTACGAAGCGGCTGCAGCGATGGGCCTCGGTTACTGGCGCAGCATGGGCCTGGTAATTCTGCCGCAAGCCCTGAAGCTGGTGATCCCCGGTATCGTCAACACCTTCATTGCGCTGTTCAAGGACACGAGCCTGGTGATCATCATCGGCCTGTTCGACTTGCTCAACAGCGTCAAACAAGCCGCCGCCGACCCGAAATGGTTGGGCATGGCCACCGAAGGCTATGTGTTCGCGGCCCTGGTGTTCTGGATTTTCTGTTTTGGTATGTCCCGCTACTCCATGCATTTGGAACGTAAGCTGGACACTGGCCACAAGCGTTAGGAGCGTAGTTTATGAGTGAAGCGATCAAACAGCCTGTGAGCCCTGAAGGCATTATTCAGATGCAGGGCGTGAACAAGTGGTACGGCCAGTTCCACGTGTTGAAAGACATCAACCTGAACGTTAAACAGGGCGAGCGTATCGTCTTGTGCGGCCCGTCGGGTTCCGGCAAATCCACCACCATTCGTTGCCTCAATCGTCTGGAAGAGCACCAGCAAGGTCGCATCGTGGTCGATGGCGTGGAGCTGACCAACGACCTCAAGCAGATCGAATCGGTTCGCCGTGAAGTCGGCATGGTGTTCCAGCACTTCAATCTGTTTCCGCACCTGACCATCCTGCAGAACTGCACCCTGGCGCCGATGTGGGTACGCAAGATGCCCAAGCGCCAGGCCGAAGAAATCGCCATGCATTACCTTGAGCGCGTACGCATTCCGGAGCAGGCGCATAAATTCCCGGGGCAACTGTCTGGCGGTCAGCAACAGCGTGTGGCGATTGCCCGCGCCCTGTGCATGAAACCGAAAATCATGCTGTTCGACGAACCGACCTCGGCACTCGACCCGGAGATGGTGAAAGAGGTTCTCGACACCATGATCGGCCTCGCCGAAGACGGCATGACCATGCTCTGCGTGACCCACGAAATGGGCTTCGCCCGCACCGTGGCCAACCGCGTGATCTTCATGGACAAGGGC from Pseudomonas sp. ACM7 includes:
- a CDS encoding amino acid ABC transporter substrate-binding protein, with the translated sequence MKMLKSTLAIVTAAAVLGVSGFAQAGATLDAVQKKGFVQCGVSDGLPGFSVPDSTGKIIGIDADVCRAVAAAVFGDATKVKFSQLNAKERFTALQSGEIDVLSRNTTWTSSRDSGMGLVFAGVTYYDGIGFLVNNKLGVKSAKELDGATICIQAGTTTELNVSDYFRGNGLKYTPITFDTSDESAKSLESGRCDVLTSDKSQLYAQRSKLATPTDYVVLPETISKEPLGPVVRKGDEEWFSIVKWTLFAMLNAEEMGITQKNVEAEAKATKNPDVARLLGADGEYGKDLKVKKDWVVQIVKQVGNYGEVFEKNLGKGTPLAIDRGLNALWNNGGIQYAPPVR
- a CDS encoding amino acid ABC transporter permease; the protein is MTTHTFKPDMPPPSRSIGVVAWMRANMFSSWLNTLLTLFAFYLIYLVVPPILHWAILDANWVGTTRADCTKEGACWVFIQQRFGQFMYGYYPTDLRWRVDLTVWLAVIGVAPLFISRFHRKAVYGLSFLFLYPIIAYFLLHGGLFGLSTVATSQWGGLMLTLVIATVGIAGALPLGIVLALGRRSNMPAIRVVCVTFIEFWRGVPLITVLFMSSVMLPLFLPEGMNFDKLLRALIGVILFQSAYVAEVVRGGLQAIPKGQYEAAAAMGLGYWRSMGLVILPQALKLVIPGIVNTFIALFKDTSLVIIIGLFDLLNSVKQAAADPKWLGMATEGYVFAALVFWIFCFGMSRYSMHLERKLDTGHKR
- a CDS encoding amino acid ABC transporter ATP-binding protein, which gives rise to MSEAIKQPVSPEGIIQMQGVNKWYGQFHVLKDINLNVKQGERIVLCGPSGSGKSTTIRCLNRLEEHQQGRIVVDGVELTNDLKQIESVRREVGMVFQHFNLFPHLTILQNCTLAPMWVRKMPKRQAEEIAMHYLERVRIPEQAHKFPGQLSGGQQQRVAIARALCMKPKIMLFDEPTSALDPEMVKEVLDTMIGLAEDGMTMLCVTHEMGFARTVANRVIFMDKGEIVEQAAPNDFFDNPQNERTKLFLSQILH
- a CDS encoding alpha/beta hydrolase — its product is MTEPLILQPVKPADACVIWLHGLGADRYDFLPVAEALQESLLTTRFVLPQAPTCAVTINGGYEMPSWYDILAMSPARAINREQLEESADRIVKLIDVQRASGIDASRIFLAGFSQGGAVALHAAFLKWQGPLGGVLALSTYAPTFSDELELSASQQRIPVLSLHGQYDDVVQNSMGRTAYEYLKQHGVTVTWQEYPMGHEVLPEEIRDIGVWLAERLR
- the rhlB gene encoding ATP-dependent RNA helicase RhlB — encoded protein: MTVLKALKKMFGKSETEQLAPVSSAPSHHPSHRTDGNQSGRTATVAVPKHEPMTTPAVQPVEAQASEEPSSEAAKPARPRREPKPKAPVIPWKLEDFAVEPQEGKTRFHDFKLAPELMHAIQDLGFPYCTPIQAQVLGFTLAGKDAIGRAQTGTGKTAAFLISIITQLLETPPPKERYMGEPRALIIAPTRELVVQIAKDAADLTKYTGLNVMTFVGGMDFDKQLKNLEARHCDILVATPGRLLDFNQRGDVHLDMVEVMVLDEADRMLDMGFIPQVRQIIRQTPPKNERQTLLFSATFTEDVMNLAKQWTTDPSIVEIESQNVASENVEQHIYAVAGADKYKLLYNLVNDNGWERVMVFANRKDEVRRIEERLVRDGVNAAQLSGDVPQHKRIKTLEGFREGKIRVLVATDVAGRGIHIDGISHVINFTLPEVPDDYVHRIGRTGRAGADGVSISFAGEDDSYQLPSIEALLGRKISCETPPTHLLRAVERKRP
- a CDS encoding amino acid ABC transporter permease, coding for MQNSIGAPKQRLSLSDPKVRAWLFQIITIVAVVSMGWYLFDNTQTNLQHRGITSGFSFLERSAGFGIAQHLIDYTESDSYARVFVIGLLNTLLVTFIGVILATILGFIVGVSRLSKNWIISKLATVYVEVFRNIPPLLQILFWYFAVFLTMPGPRNSHNFGDTFFVSSRGLNMPAALTADGFWPFVVSVVVAIVAIVLMSRWATKRFEATGVPFHKFWVGLALFLVIPALCALIFGTPLHWEMPKLQGFNFVGGWVLIPELLALTLALTVYTAAFIAEIVRSGIKSVSHGQTEAAHSLGLRNGPTLRKVIIPQALRVIIPPLTSQYLNLAKNSSLAAGIGYPEMVSLFAGTVLNQTGQAIEVIAITMSVYLAISISISLLMNWYNKRIALIER